One Ovis aries strain OAR_USU_Benz2616 breed Rambouillet chromosome 24, ARS-UI_Ramb_v3.0, whole genome shotgun sequence genomic window, TTGAGAGCATGCTTCCTGGTTCATTTGGAACAAGGAGGAGCTCTCTGGAGTCTCTTTTTAAGGGCaccaatcccattcatgagggctccacctccGTGACCTCATCACCTTCaaacaccatcacactggggattaggagttcaacacatgaattttggagggacacagaTATTCAGTCTGTAGCAATGACCTCAGGCCCACGGCACCAGGCCTACCATCAGGCAGGCAAGTCCTACCTGCCAGACAGACAATCCTCAGAGTTACAGTGAACAGGGAGGAGCAGGTAGTCCCCAGCtttcttaaaatagaaagaaagaaaaaactaatcCCAGGCATCACCATGAAGACACAGAAGATAGAGCAGACCGTGACAAAGCAGCATCTGAAAACGTTCAAGCCCTTGTTCTCATACAAACAGTGAGCCCCCGTTAATGCTGTTATTCAGATCATCCACGAGAACCAGCAAGATGACAAAGGCCGTTCAAAGGGATCATGAGAAACTTGGATTTTGTTCAACAGGGGAGTGGGGAATGTGGAGATTAAATTGCTACCCTAAGTACAGTAGGCTCAATGGGGCAACAGAACCGGTACCtttgggcttagctgctccaatggagggaaaagaaaaccCTTGCATTTCTCAGCTTTACAAAGTTATCAAACAGGTGAGCCCTGGTCAGTCACGCAAACCAGCCCGCCCCGAGAAAGATGGGCTCATTAGAAGATGCCCCCATATGACATAGAAACATCACAAAATTATCTTTGTTGCCTTATTTGACAGGTTTTCGTAACAACCTAGAGAACACTGGCATCGAGTGTACCTGGAGGTCACTTTCACCAATTCTATCCTGTCAATTCCATTCTTTCCTCAACCCCTGTGGGAGGTGCTCAAAGCCTTAACGGGACACTCTAATTCCTGATTAACATCTCTATGCCCACTGCATCACCATCCCCACAGCCCTCTTCCAAGCCCTCCAATCCCAACAGCTGCTGTGTTTCTTAAAGGAGCAAAACGTTCTAACCTCCCAACATTCTAAACCTGTCTGaacctaaataattttaaaatgacactgAGCTTCCTCCAAGCCAGACAATGTCTTTGTACCAGAAATAGAAGTATTGCCCCAAAAAGGGCATAGGAAAGGGGGTGGCAAGAAAGGCAGGACCCACCCACCTTCATGGGGGTAGTTCATTCTGCAAAGCCTATGTGTGGGGTAGGTGTGCCGGGGTAGGTGAGTGAGCCGCCTCATCTCAACCCTGGTTTCTGCCCCAGCCATCCCGGGACAGCCTCCGTGGATCCAAAATTCCTGTCCCTGGGACCCCGAGGCAGCCTGCTTTAATTATTTCAGGAACTTGAAGAGTGGGATTTGGATCAAGTCCTTCTGAGTCTGACTGGGCGAGAAGAGGACCGGGGAGATGGTGCTCCTGGAGCTGCGTGGTGGGCGGCTGACCACCTCCAGGGCCAAGGTTTGACCTTGAGCacccggggtggggtgggggggcaagtGCATCTCCACAAGCGGCtcctcccagggcttcccagtgAAATGGGGGGTGGGCTGGGCAGGGTCACTTCAGCAGCTTGCTGTGCCCTCTGTGCTGCTCAGCCCTCACCTTCCCACACACGCAGGACGCAAGacttcatccacccacccatccatcctttcATTCACCCACCAACTCACGCATTCATCCACCCACTATATATGTGACtgccttttccttcctccccacctcctcagaccttcctctttccctctggaAGCCACGTAATCCTGCATTTTGTGCCCCCTTCAGCCAGCTCCTAAACAGAATCCTgcttccactgcctctctctttacAAACAAAGCCAGGGGTAGCTCCTTCACTGGGCTTGTGGCCTGGCTCTGGGCGGTTTCCTAACAGTCCCAAGAGTTTCTCATCCCTCTTGGCCCCTCTGGCCCATAAAAGCGAGTGCAGGCAGGCCTGAGGTAAAGGTGCAATTTCCAGCCCCTGGTTCCAGAGCAAAGGCTCCTTTTAAAAAGGGTTTTATCTGTAATTTAACCCCTTAGAGCACGATATGCAGAAACTCGCCCTTCTACAAGTGGGGCAGGGTTGAGGGCCTTGGTGGTCGCCCCCTGGGGCAGTGTAGCGGAATCTGTCATCCATTTGTTTGCGTGCTATCTGCTCAGTCTCTCGCTCCTGTTCCactctctgcagtcccatggactgtagccccccaggcccttctgtccatggaattttccaggcaagaatattagagtcgGTTTCCACtatgctccaggggatcttcttgacccaggaatctgcattggcaggtggattctttaccactccccTGTTCTTCATTTAAAGGCACACAAGCCTTTAATTAAGCTATTCCACTTCTACAGTCTATCATCACGCATCTGTTTCAACACAGAAGGATATAAAGTATATTCAGTGAAAAAAAGTCTATAGAgggggactttcctagtggttcagaggttaagaatccactctTGCACTGcatgggggcatgggttccatccttggtcagggaactaagatcccacatcccgcctgctgctgctgcgtcacttcagttgtgtctgactctgtgcgaccccaccaggctcccctgtccctgggattctccaggcaagaacactggagcgggttgccattttcttctccaaagcatgaaagtcaaaagtgaaagtgaagttgctaagtcttgtcacTTGCTTAGTGaggcaaaaataacaacaaccaaaaaatgtATAGAGGGTGATCGTGTTGccgtttttaaatgtttttaaagatttttcttggATGTGGGCTGGTTTTATAGAATTTGTTacaattttgtttctgttttgggtttgtttgcattttgtatttcttatatttttggtttatggccaggaggcatgtggatcttagcttcctgaccagggattgaacctgcacccctgcattgaaaggctaactactgtaccaccagggaagctccccctgttgctatttaaaaaaggaaaaaacacacagAACTATTAACCATGGTTCCCTCTGACAAGTGAGACAGGAGCCAGGAAGTGGACTACCTTGTGAATGGGTGGTCACCCCTGCTTCCCGGGGTGCACACAGCTCCCTGCTTGTGAAAGAAAAGGCCCCTCACCCTGCTGAGCTGGAGGGGGCCGCACTAAAGTTGTGAGCCACAGAGGGTGGGCTGGGCCCCTGGCACTTCTCTGTGCATAAGCCTAGCATGTCCACACGAGGAGTCCTGAGGCTCAGGCTGCAGTGGGTCAAAGTGGGGGCCGTGTCCCCACCAAGCTGCCTTTGCCCTCTCCGCAGACCACACCGAGCCCAGCACCCAGGACCGGCTCATGGAACGTCTGAGCCTCCTGTGTGCCAGACAGTCCACAGCCGCCGCCTCTGCTTGGAGAGTGCCTGCTGATATGCCCCGGGGAGCCCAGCCACGGCAAGCCGGAAGCAGGTGGGCTTTGTTGACCCCTGACCCTGTCCTCTCTAGTAGTAGCTTCTCTTAGTATTCACGGTGACTTGATTTAAGGGCAGGGCACCTGATGTGTATTTCTCTTCATCTCAAGAATATGATCAGGTCAGTATTactattacccccattttacagatggggaaacaggctgAAAGGTTGATTTGCCCAGGacataagtggcagagctgggactcaggCCCCAAAGCACCTGCTCTTTCCCACCCCATGGGAATCCTCCCTAGGAGAGCACCCTCTCCCTCTGGCCACGTTGATTGGGCTAGCCCCAAGCACCTATCCCCAGCCAGGTcagctggggggcggggtgggcaggggtggggacagggccCTGGGGTCCCTTAAGGCCCAGCTGCGTCCCAACTTCCAACACTCTGGTGGTCCCACCCTTTTTAGAAGTCTGAGAGCCAGGAATTCCCTTTCTTGCCTGAGCTCGCTGAAGTAGGCTTCTGTCCCTGACAACCCATGTGTCTGGTAGAAAGGATTTTGCACTGTCCAGTCAGTGCCACTGGCTACACATGGCTAGTGCAGCTGAGGAACGGGATTTCTAACTTATATTAGCTTAAATGCAAGTTTAAATAGCTTTTGGTGAGCATCTACCATACTGGAAAGTAGACACAGAACCGCCACGCAGAGTTCCACTGGACAGCGCTGGCCTGAATCTTGAGGGCTGTTCTCAGGACCTGCCTCAGGGTCCTGCACTGGGGCACCCAGCCCAGCATGGGCAGGTCACGGTGACCACCGGGAAGTAACTcagccacccccacctcccagatGTGCTTCCAGGGAGCTGGGCTTCCAGGCGCTGGCCCAGGACATGCGGGTGAGGAACCCGGCGGAGCCTCCCACCATATTTATTGACCTGCGGCCGACAAAGACATTGGACCAGGGGCCCTTGGAGAGGTACAGAAAGTGCGGACAGCCCTGCAGCAGACCTGCTGCTTTGGGAGGAAGGGGACTTGGACAGCAGGTCCTGGGAGCTCTGCTCACTAAAGAAGGGCTTTCAGCCAGGAACTGAGCCTGGCCCACAGTCCCACAGGGCCCCAGCCACAGGCCCTCCCTGCAGGCAGCGGGGAAGCTGGGGCACAGGGTCGGGGGTGCCTCGCTGAGCCGAGGCTGGGGTACCCGGCCCTGGCCGCACCCCTCCAGCACCTGCAGGAAGCTCACTGGCCCTGCGGCTTTGGCTGGCTGCCCATCCTCCTGCCCTGGGTCACATGGGAGCCCTGGGCGCTCCAAGTCCCTGGCGAGAGCCACGCCTGGCCAGAGTAGACTGGGCGTGTCCAGAGGAACCCACCTCTCGTCTGCCCGCAGCTCCAGCTCCTACTCCAGCTCCTCTGACAGCGAGGAGGCGGAAGAGGCAGCAGCTCGGAGAGACCCGCAGGGCCCAGCCAGGCTACGGTAACCACACGGGGCGCCCCTCACCGTCACAGGCGGGGATGCTCACCTGGTCCCAGCTCGCATTTCTGACGTTGCTCTCAGCATCTTGCACGCACAGAGCTGGCACAGGAGGGTGTGGGCTGCTCTGGGAGGCTGGCAGGGTAGCCCAGCCTGACCTGCTCCCCTCCAGACAACCCCCAGGATGCCTTAGCTTGGTCTCAAGAAGggattacattttctttctgaaaaatagCTCTGCAAATTGACTTGCTCCCTGCTCCCTGCCAGTGATGGCAACAGAGGTGAAGAGATATTGTAGGGATGGGACTACGTGATTGGTTAACGGCCAGAGAGGAAAGGCTCAGGTCAACTAAGTGAAACGTCCGGTTCAGGGAAGGCGTGGGTCTCTGAGGAGCGGAGGCTACCCCAGGGCCGCGGGGCGAATGTGCAGTGCGCACTCTGGCAGTCTCTGTCGCTTTTGGACTTCAGACCTCGCAGATTCTGCCCCTTGGGAATGTCAGGGTCTCCTGCAGCTTTCTTCCCACGTGGTGTGTGGCTGGACATCCCAGGAACAGAAAGGGGAGACAAACTGGGGTTGAGAAGTGCCACACAGGTGTCCTCCCGAGGCCTTTAACATGCTGACGTGCTGTGTGACGGCACgggctgggaggctgcagtcgTGAATTCTTTAGTGTCTTGAGAACTAGGCATGCGCTCCAGAAGCACCCTGGCTTCCCTCTGCTGGTGTCCTGTTTTGGGCACAGTACCCCAGTATTGTGGCACAGCACTGGGAGGTTGGCTTCACTTAGCGCTGACGGCGGTCACGTCTCCTGTGTCACAGAGACTGCACGGGGAAGAGTCGGCTCCTCCAGCAGCTCAGGGCATCTCGGGAGGCCTCGGCTCGGCCTCAGCTGCCTGCCGGCGAGAGTCCTGTCAGTCAGAAGGCTCAGGCTTCGGGAGACCCGGCCGGGTCCAGCCCTGGGGTGAAGCAACACGTAACGCTCTGGGCCGAGAGGGGCACAAAGACCAGACCTGCGGGGGGGTGTCCCAGCGACAGCCCAGGGGGCCCGGTGCCTCCTCAGGGCCAACTGCAGACGCCTCAGGTCTGAGGAGGTGAGCAGGTGATCTGACTTGCCTTCGACACCAACACCGAGGCACTGGTGGTCCCCTCACTCTCCCGTTTCCATCTGCATCACAGGGACCCCCTCAGCTGGGGCTCTGCTGCCAGCCCTCTGCTGGAAATCAGTCAGAACATCTTCCCACACTCGCAGCAAGGACACCAGGGCGGACCTGTACATAAAGCAGACGCGCCACACGGCCCCACAACCTCCAAAAGCGGCCAGAGGAAACCACAGAGACAATGGATTTGTTCTGACGGTGGGACTAGGGCTCTTTTCCAgctttttccatttctgcatttttttcctctttaacgTGCATCTATTGATTTCCATCAtacaaggtgttttttttttttttttttcttgtaactaCAAAGCTTAAGTAAAACTTCTTTAGAGAATTTCAGGGCTGAAAAGGTCTTGAAAAACTTAGCTTGATTTTCTGGGTCCTTGATATTTGCTGTTTTGAACAAACCACAACACACATACAGacaacacacaccacatacaacgcacaccacacacacacacacacagatgtctgGATGGAAGGGTGGACtgaaatttgcctttttttctttaaccaagACACAAAGGCAGCACATATATAATCATGTTCTAGAGTCCTTCCAAAGTAAATGTGGGTTGACTTTTAAATACAGAACATTAATGTTCTAACACTGGAAACTGTCCTGTGGACAGTGGAACCATGCCTACCCTCGTGGACGACCAGCAAGAGCTGAAGAGGCTCTGCCGTCTCCCTCACCAACCCTTTCCTAGCATTACTCCCGACCTCCACCGATTTTCAGTCCTTTCGTCAGTTCTTGGCCCAGCTGCTCCCAACAGCCTGAAGCCCTACTCTGCGACAACTCTGTTCTGACTCCAACTTGTTTCAAGGTCTCAGCGCCCCTCCGCCCTGTCTGCCCCATGGGAAGGGCAGAGCAGTCGGCTTGGACCCCCTGTGCCAAGGGTTCAGGCAGCCCAGCACAGCCCTTGGCCCCTGGGGATGTGTTCCAGTGTTCAGCTGGGGTCACCACTGGCTGCCAGGCCCTGAGGGTGGGCAAGGGCCCCCTTCCCATCCAGCCCCACACAAGATAGAGCAGGCCCTGCCCAGCCACAGGCAGCCAAGATCAGGGCCACAGACTCCAGTTGATTTTGCCACGGGGGCCTCACCGGCAGCCCCCATTCTTGACAACAAGGAACATTTTCATTACAAGCCAGATGTGAGCTGGCTTCCAAGGCTACACGAGGCCTCGGGGAACCTGTCCTGCAGGGACTGGAGCCAGACTACCATCACTGGGAGCCCCCAGGCCCTCTCCTCACGGTGGAGGCCCCCGCCCTCCACTCCAAGGCACACACAGCATGGTCAGAGCTCAGGCACTGGGCACACAGCCTCCACTAGTCACTAGCTCTCAAGAGCAAAAACTATTGGGGCAggagtggggggtggtggtggaggcagAAGGCCAGACTGTGCAGCAAGCagaatcttggttccccaaccagggatcaaacctgcgccccctgcagtgaaagcatgcagtcttaaccactagactcccagggaagtcctgcaatggctgtttttaagattccatttccCCTACTCTCTCTACCCTTTTCAGTGGCAGTAAGTTCACTCAAGATGTTTCCCTAAcagtgacagaaaacaaaatctttgTCCCAAGTTCAACTCTGCTGACTGTTGAAGCAGCAGGCCAGGAGGCCGAGGGTTGAGAGTGGGTCCTGCCCCTTGGACAAGGTGCTTCAAGCTCTCAGGTCTCAGTTTCCATCTAGAATGGGAGAATGGGAAGTCCTGTTACAGGACAGAGAATGTCAGGGAACAGGCACTGGATTGGCCCAGCTCTCAGGCCTGGCAGAGGGCAGCCACCTCCAGCAGCAGACGCGATATGAGAAGCGAGTCTGTGAGGGGCAGGCGGGTGGGCTGTTGGTGACACTATGTGCCCCACAAGCTGGCCCAGAATGGAGAACCCATCCCTCAACTGGGTGGCCCGTCTCCAGAGAATACGCAGGACAGAGCACAGGTGCCAGGACGACTGACAGACGCTGTTTATTAagggagcagagcagagcagctcACACCCCcgggtgtgtggggggtgtggagAAATTACAGTATGTCTAGTGACCGGTTGGAACATCCTGAAACCCAGTGATTTCAGAGCTGCCCCACCACTTCACTCGTGACGACAGCAAACAAGGCCTCTTACTGCGCCACTCAGCCATGCGTGAGGCCACAGATTGGAACCGATCAGAGGCATGACCACATCAGAAAGACAAAGCGGGGCAACCAAGGCCAGCCTGTATCCTGGGACATGGCCACCTGGGCTGGAACAATGGCAGCCCTGGCACCTCCTGGGGAAGCCCCCAGACTTCCCAGCAGGCGGGGGAGGTTAGAAGGAAGGGTCTCAGGGAAGCATCCCCACACCAGCCGTCCATCCAACAGAGCAGCCGTGGATCTGCGAGGGGAACCCCCAACCACTGTGATGCTGGAGGACCCCCACGGGCTACACCTGGCAAGCACGGCGAGGTtgcaggaagaaaagagcaacCCTGGGAGGACGGCGACACGTAAAGCTGCAAGCGGCCGCAGCCACCAAGGCTTCCCCCAAAGTGGGCTGAAGGGTGTCCCCCAAGTCAACAGTCAGAGCCTCAGCCAGGACTCCACTTGGAAACAGGTCCTTGCAGATGTAACGAGCTAAGATGAGGTCGTTCTGGATTAAGTGTGCCCTAAATCCAATGATGGCGTCCTTACAAGACAGGAGAACACGCGGAGACACGCAGAAGGGGCTGGGGAGGCGGTGGCAGAGCCCTGTGGCCACAAGCCTGGAGGAGAGCGCGGAGTAGACCCCACCCGAGCCTCCTGGAGGAGCAGCCCACAGGCaccttgacttcaggctctggcCCAACCTGAGAATTCCCACTGCCGTTATGTGCTCCCCCGTGTGCGTTCTTCGTGGTAGCCCCGGACACTGATCCACCTGTAGGGCCTGGCTTCCTGCTCACACTGGGCCCACAGGAACAGAGTCTGAAGACGCCCGGAGATGGGGAGCTGACTCCAGGAATGAAACGACCCTGCAGCTCCCCGAAAGATCAAGCCCAAGGCCCGGGCGTGTCCTGGAGCCCTGGGGGTCTGCGCAGCGGCTGCTCCCCGCCATGTGTGCGCTGGTGTTTGCGGAGGTCGGTGCCCCGGCGGAAGCCCCTGCCGCAGGCTGGGCAGGTGTGgggcttctcgcccgtgtgcGTCCTGCGGTGTGCGCTGAAGTGCGAGCTGTTGTTGAAGCGCTTCCCGCACAGCTGGCACTGGTAGGGCCGCTCGCCCGTGTGCGTCCTGCGGTGGATGACCAGGCTGGAGCTCTGGCTGAAGCGCTTGCCGCACTCGGCGCAGGCGTagggcttctcgcccgtgtgcACCCGCTGATGAGTGCTGCAGTTGGACCGGTCGCCGAAGCGCTTCCCGCACACCTGGCACTGGTAGGGCCGCTCGCCTGTGTGCGTGCGCTGGTGCTTGGTCAGGTGTGACGTCTTGCggaaggccttgccacactcgcGGCACGTGTGTGGCTTCCGGACCCCAAGAGGGTCCTGAGGCCGCTGGGGTCTGGCCTGGCCGGGCCCCGGACCCAGATCTTGGAGCGCCTGGGCCCACGCTGTGCTCAGCGACGCGTCCTCCCCATCCTCCAAATGGCTCCCATGCTCTGAGACAGAAGAGAGCACAGCAGCTGAGGGCTCCACCGGGAGCGGAGGGGGGCAGGGATGCTCGGAGAGGGCGGGCAGGGGCAGGGCGGCCCATGTGAGGTGGATGATGCAGAGCGGTCTTCAAGTGCCCTCTCCACACCCTCCTCGGGCGCACATCACTCAGAGCTTGACTCCAGGAACTAAAATCACGGGCAGACGCTCAGAAGCACACAGCAACTCATCAAGGCCTGTGAGGTGGGGCTGTGACGGTCCCATCCACACTTGAGGACACGGAAGCCCATGATTCAACAGGGGAGGGATAGGCCCTTCGAGAAACATcagactcccccacccccacctgggcCCCTCCTGTTCCCACACTGGCTCATCAGGGAAGCCAAGCATGGGCTCAAGCTCACGTTCACC contains:
- the DNAAF8 gene encoding dynein axonemal assembly factor 8 isoform X1 — encoded protein: MASPDEDGRPLLPNPWDAILEAAKHQLPSLDSDSSSSDREDEELFIFQRNETTLIPDLSEELADDPAEAWVTSSESPPELAAVPVESAVEPWGEWNAWPQPQESAPLEGRALGKSSSLLRMSAKSPPRQDDDASGTLNTSVSQSPRQGPQGEAIRSAQEAGLQIEPPGAASEAQEGSDAASRRGLRRERRKMIEKDILHKVTWDSQDAACPDASRGKEKACDAVEVPSEDPPGCLPVLSLQELEEWDLDQVLLSLTGREEDRGDGAPGAAWWAADHLQGQDHTEPSTQDRLMERLSLLCARQSTAAASAWRVPADMPRGAQPRQAGSRCASRELGFQALAQDMRVRNPAEPPTIFIDLRPTKTLDQGPLESSSSYSSSSDSEEAEEAAARRDPQGPARLRDCTGKSRLLQQLRASREASARPQLPAGESPVSQKAQASGDPAGSSPGVKQHVTLWAERGTKTRPAGGCPSDSPGGPVPPQGQLQTPQV